One Elusimicrobiota bacterium DNA segment encodes these proteins:
- a CDS encoding isoleucine--tRNA ligase encodes MDYSKTVHLPKTDFPMKADLPRREPEMLAQWEKEKIYEKALAQRASEKGRKQFILHDGPPYANGHLHLGHALNKILKDLIVRYKTMAGYYAPYIPGWDCHGLPIELQLMKELKITDKNKVDRAQFREQAKAFAERFVEIQRQEFKRMGVLGKWEQPYLTMADRYKQVIVDTFKELESKGYVYRGKKPVYWCAVDETALAEAEVEYENDKGPSIFVAFPGTFGATNAPVNFVVWTTTPWTLPANLAIALHPDETYEFLAKDDGTIYIVASKRTEEFLKVTGLAVKPEGHSVVGHELIKNATARHPWIDREAKLLTADFVAMDTGTGLVHIAPGHGREDYQLGSANKLDVLSPVDDRGRLEEPGQPWNGVHVFKANGMIMDFLKAKGALLYQGEIEHSYPHCWRCHKPVIFRATEQWFMSVDHDHLRDRLMKAINEVQWIPAYGKNRITGMVESRPDWCLSRQRLWGTEIPALPSSSPAGSGGGSMDSPPVAGGNDVKGKTPDIIDVWFESGVSWAAVLRQPSPWPDLTYPADMYLEGSDQHRGWFQTSLIPSVALQGRAPYKAVLTHGFVMDGEGRPMSKSLGNVISPEEIIKHYGADVLRLWVASSDYAGDVRLSPEILKGLTDTYRKIRNTFRYLLGNVAGFDPQRDSVVFKDMPEIDRWALAKLQAEVASANQAYESYEFHRVTGHLVNFCTSTLSGFYLDLLKDRLYCDPAGSLSRRSAQTVLWHLADQLIRLWAPILSFTADEAWRMLGHLDGVHLADLPVVNPAFQLSTSESQLDDVFPVREQILGVLEKARQGGRIKGNLEAKVTFYATNDNLAALLKRYATQWPMICIVSEVEVSGVPLAAPDAEQNALQIKVERTQGQKCARCWIFKPDVGTHEAHSDLCGRCAGAVDTMTGAIR; translated from the coding sequence ATGGATTACTCCAAAACCGTTCATCTTCCGAAAACAGACTTTCCCATGAAAGCCGATCTCCCCAGGCGGGAGCCGGAGATGCTGGCCCAATGGGAAAAGGAAAAGATTTATGAAAAAGCGCTGGCGCAGCGTGCGAGCGAAAAGGGCCGCAAACAATTCATTCTTCACGACGGACCGCCTTACGCCAATGGTCATCTGCATCTTGGGCATGCGCTGAATAAAATCCTCAAGGACCTGATCGTCCGTTATAAGACCATGGCCGGCTATTATGCGCCTTACATCCCCGGGTGGGACTGCCACGGTCTTCCCATCGAGCTTCAGCTCATGAAAGAACTGAAGATCACCGACAAAAACAAAGTCGACCGTGCGCAGTTTCGCGAACAAGCCAAAGCGTTTGCTGAACGGTTCGTCGAGATCCAGCGGCAGGAGTTCAAGCGCATGGGAGTGCTCGGCAAGTGGGAGCAGCCTTATCTCACGATGGCCGATCGCTATAAGCAGGTGATTGTCGATACCTTCAAGGAGCTCGAGTCCAAAGGCTATGTGTACCGCGGCAAGAAACCCGTGTACTGGTGCGCGGTCGATGAAACCGCGCTCGCCGAAGCCGAAGTCGAGTATGAAAACGACAAAGGGCCGTCCATTTTCGTTGCTTTCCCGGGAACCTTCGGTGCGACGAATGCTCCGGTCAACTTTGTTGTCTGGACGACAACCCCCTGGACGCTGCCGGCGAATCTTGCGATTGCTCTGCATCCGGACGAGACATATGAATTCCTGGCGAAGGATGACGGCACGATCTACATCGTGGCCTCGAAGCGAACCGAAGAATTTCTGAAGGTGACCGGGCTGGCTGTTAAGCCGGAAGGCCATTCGGTCGTCGGGCATGAATTAATTAAAAACGCTACGGCCCGGCATCCCTGGATCGACAGGGAAGCCAAGTTGCTCACAGCCGATTTTGTTGCCATGGATACCGGCACCGGACTCGTGCATATTGCTCCGGGACACGGCCGGGAAGACTATCAGCTGGGCTCGGCCAATAAACTGGATGTGCTTTCTCCCGTCGATGATCGCGGGCGGCTCGAAGAACCCGGACAGCCCTGGAATGGCGTCCATGTATTCAAAGCCAACGGCATGATCATGGACTTCCTGAAGGCAAAGGGAGCGCTGCTGTATCAGGGAGAGATTGAGCATTCTTACCCACACTGCTGGCGCTGCCACAAGCCGGTGATTTTCCGCGCCACCGAGCAGTGGTTCATGAGCGTGGATCACGATCATCTGCGGGACCGGCTGATGAAAGCGATCAACGAGGTGCAGTGGATCCCAGCCTACGGCAAGAATCGCATCACCGGAATGGTGGAATCCCGGCCGGATTGGTGTTTGTCGAGACAACGGCTTTGGGGTACTGAGATCCCTGCTCTCCCATCGTCATCCCCCGCGGGTTCTGGCGGGGGATCCATGGATTCCCCCCCAGTGGCCGGGGGGAATGACGTTAAGGGGAAAACCCCGGATATCATCGACGTCTGGTTTGAATCCGGCGTGTCCTGGGCCGCGGTGTTGCGCCAGCCCTCGCCCTGGCCGGACCTGACGTATCCGGCAGACATGTATCTGGAAGGCTCGGACCAGCATCGCGGCTGGTTCCAGACTTCGCTCATTCCGTCGGTGGCGCTACAGGGCCGGGCGCCCTACAAAGCCGTTTTAACGCACGGGTTTGTAATGGACGGCGAAGGCCGGCCTATGTCCAAGTCCTTGGGCAACGTTATTTCCCCGGAAGAGATCATCAAACACTATGGAGCGGATGTCCTGCGGCTCTGGGTGGCGTCCAGCGACTACGCCGGCGATGTCCGGCTCTCCCCTGAGATCCTAAAGGGGTTGACCGACACCTATCGGAAGATCCGCAACACGTTCCGTTATCTTCTGGGCAACGTGGCGGGTTTTGATCCGCAGCGGGATTCGGTGGTTTTCAAAGACATGCCTGAGATTGACCGGTGGGCGCTGGCCAAGCTGCAGGCGGAAGTGGCCTCCGCCAACCAGGCCTACGAATCGTACGAGTTCCACCGGGTCACCGGCCATCTGGTGAATTTCTGCACGTCGACATTGTCGGGGTTTTATCTGGATTTGTTGAAGGACCGCTTGTACTGCGATCCGGCAGGCTCGCTTTCCCGGCGCAGCGCGCAAACGGTGCTCTGGCATTTGGCGGATCAGTTGATCCGGCTCTGGGCGCCGATCCTTTCGTTTACCGCAGACGAGGCCTGGCGCATGCTAGGCCATCTGGATGGGGTTCATCTGGCCGATCTGCCTGTCGTAAACCCCGCTTTTCAGCTTTCGACGTCCGAATCGCAGCTCGATGATGTTTTCCCTGTCCGAGAACAAATCCTGGGCGTTCTCGAGAAAGCACGCCAGGGTGGACGCATCAAAGGGAACCTCGAGGCCAAGGTAACGTTTTACGCAACCAACGACAACCTCGCCGCCCTGCTCAAGCGCTACGCAACCCAGTGGCCGATGATCTGCATCGTCTCCGAGGTAGAGGTGTCGGGTGTCCCGCTGGCTGCACCGGATGCGGAACAGAATGCGCTCCAAATCAAGGTGGAGCGTACGCAGGGGCAAAAATGTGCCCGCTGCTGGATTTTCAAGCCGGACGTCGGAACCCATGAGGCCCATTCAGACCTCTGCGGGCGCTGCGCCGGAGCCGTCGATACGATGACAGGAGCGATTCGATGA
- the mtnA gene encoding S-methyl-5-thioribose-1-phosphate isomerase, with translation MSPACRIFPKTRAFIWKKDRLLLLEQRLLPHRVVWRTCRHWRQVEEGIRLMVVRGAPAIGCVAAYGIVLAARSCRNRTLNEQRQELIKASEGLLKARPTAVNLHWALERMRRVWEIAPVKDPESLAKALERKAIRMEEEDRQSNRRMGRYGADLLPRDASVMTICNTGSLATAGLGTAFGILWTAFHDKKIRKVIASETRPYLQGARLTAWELQQEKIPFELMTDNMAAHLMKTEKVDAVIVGADRIAANGDTANKIGTYSLAVLAAHHGIPFYVAAPTSTVDLTTADGRKIPIEERSAEEVVMVRGQRIAPKGTHARHPAFDVTPANLITAIVTEQGVARKPYKRSLKQLMNDHSLTPSLSLNRERGNGVGKKIHAPSPCGGGGVGRG, from the coding sequence AACGGCTGTTGCCGCATCGAGTCGTCTGGCGGACATGCCGCCATTGGCGGCAGGTGGAAGAAGGCATCCGGCTCATGGTGGTCCGGGGCGCACCGGCTATCGGTTGTGTGGCGGCCTATGGGATTGTGCTGGCGGCCCGGTCCTGCCGGAATCGAACGCTGAACGAACAACGGCAGGAACTCATTAAAGCGTCCGAGGGTCTCTTGAAGGCCCGGCCCACAGCGGTTAATTTGCATTGGGCGCTGGAACGAATGCGCCGGGTTTGGGAAATCGCTCCGGTGAAAGATCCGGAGTCTTTAGCCAAGGCACTTGAGCGGAAGGCGATTCGGATGGAAGAAGAAGACCGTCAATCCAATCGGCGGATGGGTCGTTACGGAGCGGATCTGCTGCCGCGCGATGCCAGTGTCATGACGATCTGCAACACAGGGTCGCTCGCCACCGCTGGATTGGGGACCGCCTTCGGTATTCTTTGGACAGCGTTTCACGATAAAAAGATTCGAAAGGTCATCGCGTCGGAAACGCGGCCCTACCTCCAAGGGGCCCGGCTGACCGCCTGGGAACTCCAGCAGGAGAAGATCCCTTTTGAGTTGATGACGGACAATATGGCGGCGCATCTGATGAAAACGGAAAAAGTGGACGCGGTGATCGTGGGCGCGGACCGTATCGCGGCCAACGGCGATACCGCGAATAAAATCGGCACCTACAGCCTGGCGGTGCTGGCGGCCCATCATGGCATTCCGTTTTATGTGGCGGCGCCGACCTCCACGGTGGATTTGACCACGGCCGACGGCCGGAAGATCCCCATCGAGGAACGCTCGGCCGAAGAAGTCGTGATGGTTCGGGGGCAGCGGATTGCTCCGAAGGGGACCCACGCCCGGCACCCGGCATTTGATGTCACTCCGGCGAATTTGATTACCGCCATTGTCACGGAACAGGGTGTTGCCAGGAAGCCTTATAAACGGAGTTTGAAACAATTGATGAATGATCATTCCCTCACCCCGTCCCTCTCCCTCAACAGGGAGAGGGGGAATGGTGTTGGCAAAAAGATTCATGCTCCCTCCCCCTGCGGAGGGGGAGGGGTGGGGAGAGGGTAA